The Priestia megaterium NBRC 15308 = ATCC 14581 region GAAGCCAGGTATAGGTGAAAGCTTTGTTTCTAGTAATGTTGAGAAATGCTGCCTTGGGAAGGGAGGTAAAACGTACAGTACGTGTCAAACTTATGTTATTAAAGTCGTAAATTTGTAAGCGGTTTCTTTATTTTTACATGTGAGTAGAGCAGCTTTGGTTTTGAATGCAGCTTGTTACGGGTTTGTTGAATAGTCAGTATATCTTAAAATTAGATCGATCTAATTACCTGTATTATATGAATTCGAAATGTGTTTGATTGTAAATGAAGATAAGCTGAAAAAGTACAGGTTAGGTACCACAAATATTTCTGAATTTTAATAAAACAGGAGGTAAAATCATGAAAAGCGTAGGGCGTATTAATGGTAAAACTCAGCTCATCGGCCTTTTAGCAACTCCAATTGGACATTCATTGTCACCATCTATGCATAATATGGCCTTTAAAAAACTGGGATTAAATTATGCTTATTTAGCTTTTGAGGTAGGAAATGACTCGTTAGAAGATGCAATTAAAGGGCTGAGAGCGTTAAATGTTAAAGGTTTTAATGTATCCATGCCCAATAAGACAAAAATTCTCCCGTTTCTTGATGAATTAGCAGACAGCGCCAAATTTTCAGGAGCTGTCAATACCGTCGTAAATGATAATGGCGTACTAGTTGGGCATAGCACAGACGGCATGGGTTACATTCGAAATTTAAAAGAGCACGGCGTGGATATCACAGGAAAAAAAATGACGTTGATCGGTTCGGGTGGAGCAGCGACGCCTATTGCTATTCAAGCAGCTTTAGAAGGGCTTGAAGAATTAACAATTTTTGCTCGTCATGATGAATTTTATTCAAAAGCTGTAGAAAACGTAAAAATTATTAATGAAGAGATGAAACATGTTTCATGTAAAGCGAAGCTGTATTCTCTTGAAGATACAGACAGGTTAAGAGAAGAAATTAAAACGAGCGATATTTTGACAAATGGAACAGGAGTGGGAATGAAACCGTTAGAAGAATTCAGCATTATTGAAGATATATCAATGCTGCGTCCGGATTTAATTGTAACCGATGTCGTGTATATGCCTATGAGATCAAAACTGTTAGAACAAGCTGAATCAATTGGATGTCACACCATTAATGGAATAGGAATGATGATCTGGCAAGGGGCCATGGCGTTTGAATTGTGGACAGGAAAAGAGATGCCTGTGGAGTATATTAAGGAACAAATGTTTGAACCAAGCTTACAGTATTAAAAACGCGTATCTTCAAATCTTACTAGAATTGTACGAATGAAGTGTCTGTATTTTCTGTTTTTTTAACGCGATAAGAGAAATATTTGTAAAATTAATACAGTTATTTTTGGATTTATTATATTAAAAAGTGTTTATTTTAATTTTCTAAAAATTAAAAATATATATTGCGCAGGCAAATGTAATTCAGTATACTAAAGCTCAAGTTTGAATTGATTTTATATTAGGCTGTGTCAAAATACGACGCTTCGCGAAAAAAGGCAGGTGTTACAATGAGAAATTAAAAAAGCAGACGTTGA contains the following coding sequences:
- a CDS encoding shikimate dehydrogenase, which gives rise to MKSVGRINGKTQLIGLLATPIGHSLSPSMHNMAFKKLGLNYAYLAFEVGNDSLEDAIKGLRALNVKGFNVSMPNKTKILPFLDELADSAKFSGAVNTVVNDNGVLVGHSTDGMGYIRNLKEHGVDITGKKMTLIGSGGAATPIAIQAALEGLEELTIFARHDEFYSKAVENVKIINEEMKHVSCKAKLYSLEDTDRLREEIKTSDILTNGTGVGMKPLEEFSIIEDISMLRPDLIVTDVVYMPMRSKLLEQAESIGCHTINGIGMMIWQGAMAFELWTGKEMPVEYIKEQMFEPSLQY